A region of the Pseudomonas sp. A34-9 genome:
CGACGACCAGCACTGCGCCAGCCGGCAATTGCTGCGGGTTACGGTAGTCGGCGGAGTGGATTTGCAGCAGACGTTCGTCTTGCGGAGCAATCGCCGGGATCACCGGTTTCTGGAACGGGCCAGTCGCGGCGACCACGCGGTTGGCCTCGATCACACCTTCGGAGGTCTCGACGGTGAAACCCGGGCGACCGACATTGCGCACCACGCTTTTCACGTCAACGCCGGTACGGATCGGCGCATTGAATTTCTTCGCATAGGCTTCGAAATAGTCAGCCACGCGTTCTTTCGGGGCGAAACCGTCGGGATCGACGTCATCGAATTCCAGGCCAGGGAAGCGGTCGTGCCACGCCGGGCCGTTGGCAACCAGCGAGTCCCAGCGTCCGGTGCGCCAGCGTTCGGCAATACGATTGCGCTCCAGCACGAGGTGCGGCACACCGAGTTTGCTCAGGTGCTCGCTCATGGCCACGCCCGCTTGGCCGGCACCCACGATCAGCGTGTCTGTTTTTATTATTTCAGGGGTCATCTCTACATCCTTCCTAGCAAGGCAGTGGGATTCGGGCCGCTGTTGGCTTGTCCGTTTGGCTTGAGGTCAGACTAGGGAGAGGGGGGGTATCGGTAAAATATTATTAAGCTGGGATGTGAAGATAAAATTCTGATGCAGAGCGGCGAAAGCCTTTAAAAATGCGGGCTGCAGCTCTGGGCGCGGGAAGGGAGGGGCAAACCTGGCGGCTAAATTTCACGCTTGCTGTCAGGCGCTGCCCCAGGACCGGTGAGGAGTTTTTTCGCCGTCTCGGGTTCATCCGGCAATTGGCCGCTGAGATCCCAGATCTCGAGCATTTTGGCGTATTCGAAAGCGTGGCGCGGGTCGAGTTGTATCCAGCGCTGGAAGTCCTGGCGTACAGCCGGCGGACAATCGCCATCGTGCAGACGCATGCACCAATCGGCGGCTTGAACAGTGATGTCTTCGTCCATTGCGTTGAGGTCGGAAGGGGGCATGAGCGGGTTCCTGTTATCCGTATAACGCACCCTACTAAGTGAACTGGGAAAAAAATGTCAAAACGACGTGATAATTGTCCGGGCGCGTTTGGATGGCAACCGTCACGTACGTCCGCGCGGGTTGCTTTCATCGGTAAACATTCAAGCGAATGATGGCGCCGCAGTGTTCGGCAATGATGGACAGCCCGGCCGGGACAAACCTGGCTGGGACTGAGGGTAACAAAAAAGTCCGTCAAACGGCGGCTGACGGACTTTTCAATGCTGAATTTTCAGCGTTTGAGAAACGCCAGCAAATCCTCATTCAACGCCTGCGCATGGGTCACCGCAAAACCATGCGGCGCCCCGGCGTACACCTTCAACTCGGCGCCTTTGATTTGTGCAGCCGCCTGTTTGCCGGTGGTTTCGAACGGCACGATCTGATCGCCGTCGCCATGGATCACCAGGGTTGGTACATCAATCTTGGCCATGTCCGGGCGGAAGTCGGTTTCGGAGAACGCGGTGACGCAATCCACGGTGCCTTTGAGCGAAGCCAGCAGGGCGATGTTCAACGTTTGCGTGAGCACACCCTCGGAGACCTTTTGGCCCTGATTGGTGCCGTAGAACGGCGCGGCGAAGTCGGCGATGAACTGCGCACGATCCTGCAGCAGGCCGGCCTTGATGCCGTCGAACACCGAGGTGTCGACGCCTTGCGGGAAATCGGCTTTCTTGCCGAACAGCGGCGTCACCGCGCCCAGCAACACCAGCCCTGCAACGCGCTCGCTGCCATGCCGGGCGATGTAGCGGCTGACGTCGCCGCCGCCCATGGAGAAGCCCACCAGCGTCACGTCGCGCAGGTCCAGGTGATTGATCAGTTGCGCGATGTCATCGGCGAAGGTGTCGTAGTCATAACCAGTCCACGGCTGGTCGGAACGACCGAAGCCACGGCGATCAAACGCGATGGTGCGATAGCCACGGCTGCTCAGGTATTCCATCTGGTATTCCCACATGTCGGCATCCAGCGGCCAGCCGTGGCTGAACAGCACGGGTTTACCGCTGCCCCAATCCTTGTAGTAAATCTCGGTGCCATCTTGCGTGGTGAAGGTGCTCATGGAAACTCCTGCTTCAGGGTTCGATGCCGAAATGGCGGCATTCACTATCAGCGCAAAACGATCCGGCTACTTGTATGCAGGTGCTGGTTTTGCGTCGGCCCGGTCGTGGAACCGCGCCAGAGTTGTATGATGCAACTCAAAGCCGCCCGGCCGCCGACTGAATCGAGGGAGTACGTTTACGTGAAACGCAAAAGTCTGCAGGGCAATGCCTGCCCGGTCGCCCGCACGCTGGACCTGATTGGTGACTGGTGGTCATTGCTGATCATTCGCGACGCGCTGGACGGGATTCGCCGTTTCAATGATTTTCAGAAGAGTCTGGATATCGCCAAAAACATGCTCAGCGCGCGCCTCAAGGGGCTGGTGGAGCAGGGCATTCTGCAAGCGCTGCCAGCGGCCGATGGCGGCGCTTATAAGGAGTACGTGCTGACTGAGCGCGGCAAAGCCTTGCAAACCGTGATTGTCGCGCTGTCACAGTGGGGTGGTGAGTTCATGTACGCGCCGGGTGAGCCGGGTTCGGTGATGGTCGATGCGCAAGATCGGCAACCGATTCGCAAACTGCAATTGATGGCGGCCGATGGGCGTGTGCTGGCGCCTCAGGACGTCGCAACCCGATTGGCTGTTGAGCACTGATGAACGGCGACAACATAGGTTTGACGTCAAAATGATGGCCATCTAATATCGCGCCACTGTTTTGATGTCGCTGCTCAATTCCTGTCCTCAATAGAGAAACCTCCTCCGTGAGTAAACGCGCACTTGTGCCTCTGGCTGTGATTCTGATGCTGGCGGGCTGCCATTCCAATGTTCGGGATTCCTCCCCGAGCCTGCTCAAAGACGGTGTCCAGTTGGGCCAAAAGACCGTGGCTACGGATGACCAGCACGCCAAAGTCATCATGAAAGCCACCGGTGGTACCAATCCGGTGGAGTTCTCCATCAGGCGTGCGGATGACACTGACCGCCGGATGGAAGTGCTCGGCACCGTCGTCGATTCAGGCCGGGGCCAAGTGTTCGGCTGGATCGCCAAGCTTAATGAAGTGGCCAACAGCGCAACGGTCAAGCGCTTCCCGCAATTGGAGGCACAAGCGGATGCGGGCAAGCCTTTTGAGGTTTCGGGGTATTCGAACAGCCGGGTGACAGCGGGTATTTATACCTGTGGACCGCTGACAACGGTGTTCAATCCCGAGCGTGGCAAGGTCTATCAGGTGGAGTTCCAGTTCAGCGGTGAGCATTGCGAACAGCATGTTTATGACGTTACTCAGCCTCGGCAGCGCACGCTCGTAAAAAGTTGAATCGGCATGCACAACGCACTGAATTTATCGAAAAAAAGGAAACACCCTGTGAAACGGAATCTCTCTCTGGCACTTATCGTTCTGGCCGCCACATTGTCTGGCTGCGCCACTAATAAGCCGGTCAATGACCCATCGCTGGTCGGTTCATGGAAAGGTCTGCGCGACGAAAATGGCAAATGCCAGTTCATGTCCTGGAAAAACCAGTTCAACGCCGACGGTACGTTCTCCATCACCTTTTTCCGAGACGCCAGACAGACACAGCAATTGCAGACCGAACATGGCACTTGGGCAGCTGCCAATGGCAAGAATGTGCTGAGAACCAATGGCGTGGCTGTGCCTGATGTTTACACCTACACGTTTAAAGATGCCGATACGGTGCATTACGTCAATGTGGAGAAAGGTCCTACGGCTGATTGCCAGGAAGATTATGCATTTGATGAGCGCCGTGTCCGCGGCTGAGCCAGTCAGAAGCACTGCGGGGCTGCAACGGCCCCGTTTGTTCAATCCCTGATACAAACCCGACAAACGGTCGAAACGATTGTTTGACGTCAAAATGATGGCCATCTAATATCGCGCCACTATTTTGATGTCAC
Encoded here:
- a CDS encoding helix-turn-helix domain-containing protein, whose translation is MKRKSLQGNACPVARTLDLIGDWWSLLIIRDALDGIRRFNDFQKSLDIAKNMLSARLKGLVEQGILQALPAADGGAYKEYVLTERGKALQTVIVALSQWGGEFMYAPGEPGSVMVDAQDRQPIRKLQLMAADGRVLAPQDVATRLAVEH
- a CDS encoding DUF4880 domain-containing protein, coding for MPPSDLNAMDEDITVQAADWCMRLHDGDCPPAVRQDFQRWIQLDPRHAFEYAKMLEIWDLSGQLPDEPETAKKLLTGPGAAPDSKREI
- a CDS encoding alpha/beta hydrolase, whose protein sequence is MSTFTTQDGTEIYYKDWGSGKPVLFSHGWPLDADMWEYQMEYLSSRGYRTIAFDRRGFGRSDQPWTGYDYDTFADDIAQLINHLDLRDVTLVGFSMGGGDVSRYIARHGSERVAGLVLLGAVTPLFGKKADFPQGVDTSVFDGIKAGLLQDRAQFIADFAAPFYGTNQGQKVSEGVLTQTLNIALLASLKGTVDCVTAFSETDFRPDMAKIDVPTLVIHGDGDQIVPFETTGKQAAAQIKGAELKVYAGAPHGFAVTHAQALNEDLLAFLKR